One Homo sapiens chromosome 3, GRCh38.p14 Primary Assembly genomic window carries:
- the USP19 gene encoding ubiquitin carboxyl-terminal hydrolase 19 isoform 33 (isoform 33 is encoded by transcript variant 37), producing the protein MSGGASATGPRRGPPGLEDTTSKKKQKDRANQESKDGDPRKETGSRYVAQAGLEPLASGDPSASASHAAGITGSRHRTRLFFPSSSGSASTPQEEQTKEELLLDWRQSAEEVIVKLRVGVGPLQLEDVDAAFTDTDCVVRFAGGQQWGGVFYAEIKSSCAKVQTRKGSLLHLTLPKKVPMLTWPSLLKKPLGTQELVPGLRCQENGQELSPIALEPGPEPHRAKQEARNQKRAQGRGEVGAGAGPGAQAGPSAKRAVHLCRGPEGDGSRDDPGPRGDAPPFVADPATQVEADEQLCIPPLNSQTCLLGSEENLAPLAGEKAVPPGNDPVSPAMVRSRNPGKDDCAKEEMAVAADAATLVDGKEPESMVNLAFVKNDSYEKGPDSVVVHVYVKEICRDTSRVLFREQDFTLIFQTRDGNFLRLHPGCGPHTTFRWQVKLRNLIEPEQCTFCFTASRIDICLRKRQSQRWGGLEAPAARVGGAKVAVPTGPTPLDSTPPGGAPHPLTGQEEARAVEKDKSKARSEDTGLDSVATRTPMEHVTPKPETHLASPKPTCMVPPMPHSPVSGDSVEEEEEEEKKVCLPGFTGLVNLGNTCFMNSVIQSLSNTRELRDFFHDRSFEAEINYNNPLGTGGRLAIGFAVLLRALWKGTHHAFQPSKLKAIVASKASQFTGYAQHDAQEFMAFLLDGLHEDLNRIQNKPYTETVDSDGRPDEVVAEEAWQRHKMRNDSFIVDLFQGQYKSKLVCPVCAKVSITFDPFLYLPVPLPQKQKVLPVFYFAREPHSKPIKFLVSVSKENSTASEVLDSLSQSVHVKPENLRLAEVIKNRFHRVFLPSHSLDTVSPSDTLLCFELLSSELAKERVVVLEVQQRPQVPSVPISKCAACQRKQQSEDEKLKRCTRCYRVGYCNQLCQKTHWPDHKGLCRPENIGYPFLVSVPASRLTYARLAQLLEGYARYSVSVFQPPFQPGRMALESQSPGCTTLLSTGSLEAGDSERDPIQPPELQLVTPMAEGDTGLPRVWAAPDRGPVPSTSGISSEMLASGPIEVGSLPAGERVSRPEAAVPGYQHPSEAMNAHTPQFFIYKIDSSNREQRLEDKGDTPLELGDDCSLALVWRNNERLQEFVLVASKELECAEDPGSAGEAARAGHFTLDQCLNLFTRPEVLAPEEAWYCPQCKQHREASKQLLLWRLPNVLIVQLKRFSFRSFIWRDKINDLVEFPVRNLDLSKFCIGQKEEQLPSYDLYAVINHYGGMIGGHYTACARLPNDRSSQRSDVGWRLFDDSTVTTVDESQVVTRYAYVLFYRRRNSPVERPPRAGHSEHHPDLGPAAEAAASQGLGPGQAPEVAPTRTAPERFAPPVDRPAPTYSNMEEVD; encoded by the exons ATGTCTGGCGGGGCCAGTGCCACAGGCCCAAGGAGAGGGCCCCCAGGACTGGAGGACACCACTAGTAAGAAGAAGCAGAAGGATCGAGCAAACCAGGAGAGCAAGGATGGAGATCCTAGGAAAG agacagggtctcgatatgttgcccaggctggtcttgaacctctggcctcaggtgatccttctgcctcagcctcccatgcagctgggatcacaggctcaCGCCACCGTACCCGGCTGTTCTTTCCTTCATCGTCAGGGTCAGCATCCACTCCTCAAGAGGAGCAGACCAAAGAGG AGTTGTTGCTCGATTGGAGGCAGAGTGCAGAAGAGGTGATTGTCAAGCTTCGTGTGGGAGTAGGTCCCCTGCAGCTGGAGGATGTAGATGCTGCTTTCACAGATACAGACTGTGTGGTGCGGTTTGCAG GTGGTCAGCAGTGGGGTGGTGTCTTCTATGCTGAGATAAAAAGCTCTTGTGCTAAAGTGCAAACCCGCAAGGGCAGTCTCCTGCACCTGACACTGCCCAAAAAGGTGCCTATGCTCACGTGGCCCTCCCTCCTG AAGAAACCTCTAGGGACCCAGGAGCTGGTGCCGGGGCTGCGGTGCCAGGAGAATGGGCAGGAACTGTCTCCCATTGCCCTGGAGCCAGGCCCTGAGCCCCACCGGGCTAAGCAGGAGGCCCGGAACCAGAAGCGGGCCCAGGGCCGTGGTGAGGTAGGCGCAGGGGCTGGCCCCGGGGCCCAGGCAGGGCCCAGCGCCAAGAGGGCTGTGCATCTCTGCAGAGGGCCAGAGGGGGACGGGTCCAGGGATGACCCTGGACCCCGGGGTGATGCCCCACCCTTCGTGGCTGACCCAGCCACCCAG GTTGAGGCTGATGAACAGCTTTGCATACCACCGCTGAACTCCCAaacctgcctcctgggctcagaggaGAATTTAGCCCCTTTGGCAGGAGAGAAAGCAGTGCCTCCCGGGAATGACCCAGTCTCTCCAGCCATGGTCCGGAGCAGAAACCCTGGGAAAGATGACTGTGCCAAGGAGGAGATGGCAGTGGCAGCAGATGCTGCAACCTTGGTGGATGGTaaag AGCCCGAGTCGATGGTGAACCTGGCGTTTGTCAAGAATGACTCGTATGAGAAGGGCCCGGATTCAGTGGTGGTGCACGTGTACGTGAAGGAGATCTGCAGGGACACCTCAAGAGTACTTTTCCGTGAGCAGGACTTCACGCTCATCTTCCAGACcag GGATGGAAACTTCCTGAGGCTGCACCCGGGCTGTGGGCCCCACACCACCTTCCGTTGGCAGGTGAAGCTCAG GAATCTGATTGAGCCAGAGCAGTGCACCTTCTGTTTCACGGCTTCTCGCATCGACATCTGCCTTCGTAAGAGGCAGAGTCAGCGCTGGGGGGGCCTGGAGGCCCCGGCTGCACGAG TGGGTGGTGCAAAGGTTGCCGTGCCGACAGGTCCAACCCCTCTGGATTCAACCCCACCAGGAGgtgctccccaccccctgacaggccagGAGGAGGCCCGGGCTGTGGAGAAGGATAAATCCAAGGCACGATCTGAGGACACAGGGCTAGACAGTGTGGCAACCCGCACACCCATGGAGCATGTAACCCCAAAGCCAGAGACACACCTGGCCTCG CCCAAGCCTACATGCATGGTGCCTCCCATGCCCCACAGCCCAGTTAGTGGAGACAgcgtggaggaggaggaagaggaagagaagaaggtgTGTCTGCCAGGCTTCACTGGCCTTGTCAATTTAGGCAACACCTGCTTCATGAACAGCGTCATTCAGTCTCTGTCCAACACTCGGGAACTCCGGGACTTCTTCCATG ACCGCTCCTTTGAGGCTGAGATCAACTACAACAACCCACTAGGGACTGGTGGGCGTCTGGCCATTGGCTTTGCCGTGCTGCTTCGGGCGCTGTGGAAGGGCACCCACCATGCCTTCCAGCCTTCCAAGTTGAAG GCCATTGTGGCGAGTAAGGCCAGCCAGTTCACAGGCTATGCACAGCATGATGCCCAGGAGTTCATGGCTTTCCTGCTGGATGGGCTGCACGAGGACCTGAATCGCATTCAGAACAAGCCCTACACAGAGACCGTGGATTCAGATGGGCGGCCCGATGAG GTGGTAGCTGAGGAAGCATGGCAGCGGCACAAGATGAGGAATGACTCTTTCATCGTGGACCTATTTCAGGGGCAGTACAAGTCGAAGCTGGTGTGCCCTGTGTGTGCCAAG GTCTCCATCACTTTTGACCCGTTTCTTTATCTGCCGGTGCCCTTGCCACAAAAGCAAAAGGTTCTCCCTGTCTTTTATTTTGCCCGAGAGCCCCACAGCAAGCCCATCAAG TTCCTGGTGAGCGTCAGCAAGGAGAACTCCACTGCGAGCGAAGTATTGGACTCCCTCTCTCAGAGTGTTCATGTGAAGCCTGAGAACCTGCGTTTGGCGGAG GTAATTAAGAATCGTTTTCATCGTGTGTTCCTACCCTCCCACTCACTGGACACTGTGTCCCCATCTGATACGCTCCTCTGCTTTGAGCTGCTATCCTCAGAGTTGGCTAAGGAGCGGGTAGTGGTGCTAGAGGTGCAACAG CGCCCCCAGGTGCCCAGCGTCCCCATCTCCAAGTGTGCAGCCTGCCAGCGGAAGCAACAGTCGGAGGATGAAAAGCTGAAGCGCTGTACCCGGTGCTACCGTGTGGGCTACTGCAACCA GCTCTGCCAGAAAACCCACTGGCCTGACCACAAGGGCCTCTGCCGACCTGAGAACATTGGCTACCCCTTCCTGGTCAGTGTACCTGCCTCACGCCTCACTTATGCCCGCCTCGCTCAGTTGCTAGAGGGCTATGCCCG GTACTCTGTGAGTGTATTCCAGCCACCCTTTCAGCCAGGCCGCATGGCCTTGGAGTCTCAGAGCCCTGGCTGCACCACACTGCTCTCCACAGGTTCCCTGGAGGCTGGGGACAGCGAGAGAGACCCCATTCAGCCACCTGAGCTCCAGCTGGTGACCCCTATGGCTGAGGGGGACACAGGGCTTCCCCGGGTGTGGGCAGCCCCTGACCGGGGTCCTGTGCCCAGCACCAGTGGAATTTCTTCTGAGATGCTGGCCAGTGGGCCCATTGAGGTTGGCTCCTTGCCAGCTGGCGAGAGGGTGTCCCGACCCGAAG CTGCTGTGCCTGGGTACCAGCATCCAAGTGAAGCTATGAATGCCCACACACCCCagttcttcatctataaaattgatTCATCCAACCGAGAGCAGCGGCTAGAGGACAAAG GAGACACCCCACTGGAGCTGGGTGACGACTGTAGCCTGGCTCTCGTCTGGCGGAACAATGAGCGCTTGCAGGAGTTTGTGTTGGTAGCCTCCAAGGAGCTGGAATGTGCTGAGGATCCAGGCTCTGCCGGTGAGGCTGCCCGGGCCGGCCACTTCACCCTGGACCAGTGCCTCAACCTCTTCACACGGCCTGAGGTGCTGGCACCCGAGGAGGCCTG GTACTGCCCACAGTGCAAACAGCACCGTGAGGCCTCCAAGCAGCTGTTGCTATGGCGCCTGCCAAATGTTCTCATCGTGCAGCTCAAGCGCTTCTCCTTTCGTAGTTTTATCTGGCGTGACAAGATCAATGACTTGGTGGAGTTCCCTGTTAG GAACCTGGACCTGAGCAAGTTCTGCATTGGTCAGAAAGAGGAGCAGCTGCCCAGCTACGATCTATATGCTGTCATCAACCACTATGGAGGCATGATTGGTGGCCACTACACTGCCTGTGCACGCCTGCCCAATGATCGTAGCAGTCAGCGCAGTGACGTGG GCTGGCGCTTGTTTGATGACAGCACAGTGACAACGGTAGACGAGAGCCAGGTTGTGACGCGTTATGCCTATGTACTCTTCTACCGCCGGCGGAACTCTCCTGTGGAGAGGCCCCCCAGGGCAGGTCACTCTGAGCACCACCCAGACCTAGGCCCTGCAGCTGAGGCTGCTGCCAGCCAG GGACTAGGCCCTGGCCAGGCCCCCGAGGTGGCCCCCACGCGGACAGCCCCTGAACGCTTCGCCCCCCCTGTGGATCGGCCAGCCCCCACCTACAGCAACATGGAGGAGGTGGATTAG
- the USP19 gene encoding ubiquitin carboxyl-terminal hydrolase 19 isoform 20 (isoform 20 is encoded by transcript variant 34), with translation MSGGASATGPRRGPPGLEDTTSKKKQKDRANQESKDGDPRKETGSRYVAQAGLEPLASGDPSASASHAAGITGSRHRTRLFFPSSSGSASTPQEEQTKEGACEDPHDLLATPTPELLLDWRQSAEEVIVKLRVGVGPLQLEDVDAAFTDTDCVVRFAGGQQWGGVFYAEIKSSCAKVQTRKGSLLHLTLPKKVPMLTWPSLLKKPLGTQELVPGLRCQENGQELSPIALEPGPEPHRAKQEARNQKRAQGRGEVGAGAGPGAQAGPSAKRAVHLCRGPEGDGSRDDPGPRGDAPPFVADPATQVEADEQLCIPPLNSQTCLLGSEENLAPLAGEKAVPPGNDPVSPAMVRSRNPGKDDCAKEEMAVAADAATLVDEPESMVNLAFVKNDSYEKGPDSVVVHVYVKEICRDTSRVLFREQDFTLIFQTRDGNFLRLHPGCGPHTTFRWQVKLRNLIEPEQCTFCFTASRIDICLRKRQSQRWGGLEAPAARVGGAKVAVPTGPTPLDSTPPGGAPHPLTGQEEARAVEKDKSKARSEDTGLDSVATRTPMEHVTPKPETHLASPKPTCMVPPMPHSPVSGDSVEEEEEEEKKVCLPGFTGLVNLGNTCFMNSVIQSLSNTRELRDFFHDRSFEAEINYNNPLGTGGRLAIGFAVLLRALWKGTHHAFQPSKLKAIVASKASQFTGYAQHDAQEFMAFLLDGLHEDLNRIQNKPYTETVDSDGRPDEVVAEEAWQRHKMRNDSFIVDLFQGQYKSKLVCPVCAKVSITFDPFLYLPVPLPQKQKVLPVFYFAREPHSKPIKFLVSVSKENSTASEVLDSLSQSVHVKPENLRLAEVIKNRFHRVFLPSHSLDTVSPSDTLLCFELLSSELAKERVVVLEVQQRPQVPSVPISKCAACQRKQQSEDEKLKRCTRCYRVGYCNQLCQKTHWPDHKGLCRPENIGYPFLVSVPASRLTYARLAQLLEGYARYSVSVFQPPFQPGRMALESQSPGCTTLLSTGSLEAGDSERDPIQPPELQLVTPMAEGDTGLPRVWAAPDRGPVPSTSGISSEMLASGPIEVGSLPAGERVSRPEAAVPGYQHPSEAMNAHTPQFFIYKIDSSNREQRLEDKGDTPLELGDDCSLALVWRNNERLQEFVLVASKELECAEDPGSAGEAARAGHFTLDQCLNLFTRPEVLAPEEAWYCPQCKQHREASKQLLLWRLPNVLIVQLKRFSFRSFIWRDKINDLVEFPVRNLDLSKFCIGQKEEQLPSYDLYAVINHYGGMIGGHYTACARLPNDRSSQRSDVGWRLFDDSTVTTVDESQVVTRYAYVLFYRRRNSPVERPPRAGHSEHHPDLGPAAEAAASQGLGPGQAPEVAPTRTAPERFAPPVDRPAPTYSNMEEVD, from the exons ATGTCTGGCGGGGCCAGTGCCACAGGCCCAAGGAGAGGGCCCCCAGGACTGGAGGACACCACTAGTAAGAAGAAGCAGAAGGATCGAGCAAACCAGGAGAGCAAGGATGGAGATCCTAGGAAAG agacagggtctcgatatgttgcccaggctggtcttgaacctctggcctcaggtgatccttctgcctcagcctcccatgcagctgggatcacaggctcaCGCCACCGTACCCGGCTGTTCTTTCCTTCATCGTCAGGGTCAGCATCCACTCCTCAAGAGGAGCAGACCAAAGAGG GAGCTTGTGAAGACCCTCATGATCTCTTGGCTACTCCCACTCCAGAGTTGTTGCTCGATTGGAGGCAGAGTGCAGAAGAGGTGATTGTCAAGCTTCGTGTGGGAGTAGGTCCCCTGCAGCTGGAGGATGTAGATGCTGCTTTCACAGATACAGACTGTGTGGTGCGGTTTGCAG GTGGTCAGCAGTGGGGTGGTGTCTTCTATGCTGAGATAAAAAGCTCTTGTGCTAAAGTGCAAACCCGCAAGGGCAGTCTCCTGCACCTGACACTGCCCAAAAAGGTGCCTATGCTCACGTGGCCCTCCCTCCTG AAGAAACCTCTAGGGACCCAGGAGCTGGTGCCGGGGCTGCGGTGCCAGGAGAATGGGCAGGAACTGTCTCCCATTGCCCTGGAGCCAGGCCCTGAGCCCCACCGGGCTAAGCAGGAGGCCCGGAACCAGAAGCGGGCCCAGGGCCGTGGTGAGGTAGGCGCAGGGGCTGGCCCCGGGGCCCAGGCAGGGCCCAGCGCCAAGAGGGCTGTGCATCTCTGCAGAGGGCCAGAGGGGGACGGGTCCAGGGATGACCCTGGACCCCGGGGTGATGCCCCACCCTTCGTGGCTGACCCAGCCACCCAG GTTGAGGCTGATGAACAGCTTTGCATACCACCGCTGAACTCCCAaacctgcctcctgggctcagaggaGAATTTAGCCCCTTTGGCAGGAGAGAAAGCAGTGCCTCCCGGGAATGACCCAGTCTCTCCAGCCATGGTCCGGAGCAGAAACCCTGGGAAAGATGACTGTGCCAAGGAGGAGATGGCAGTGGCAGCAGATGCTGCAACCTTGGTGGATG AGCCCGAGTCGATGGTGAACCTGGCGTTTGTCAAGAATGACTCGTATGAGAAGGGCCCGGATTCAGTGGTGGTGCACGTGTACGTGAAGGAGATCTGCAGGGACACCTCAAGAGTACTTTTCCGTGAGCAGGACTTCACGCTCATCTTCCAGACcag GGATGGAAACTTCCTGAGGCTGCACCCGGGCTGTGGGCCCCACACCACCTTCCGTTGGCAGGTGAAGCTCAG GAATCTGATTGAGCCAGAGCAGTGCACCTTCTGTTTCACGGCTTCTCGCATCGACATCTGCCTTCGTAAGAGGCAGAGTCAGCGCTGGGGGGGCCTGGAGGCCCCGGCTGCACGAG TGGGTGGTGCAAAGGTTGCCGTGCCGACAGGTCCAACCCCTCTGGATTCAACCCCACCAGGAGgtgctccccaccccctgacaggccagGAGGAGGCCCGGGCTGTGGAGAAGGATAAATCCAAGGCACGATCTGAGGACACAGGGCTAGACAGTGTGGCAACCCGCACACCCATGGAGCATGTAACCCCAAAGCCAGAGACACACCTGGCCTCG CCCAAGCCTACATGCATGGTGCCTCCCATGCCCCACAGCCCAGTTAGTGGAGACAgcgtggaggaggaggaagaggaagagaagaaggtgTGTCTGCCAGGCTTCACTGGCCTTGTCAATTTAGGCAACACCTGCTTCATGAACAGCGTCATTCAGTCTCTGTCCAACACTCGGGAACTCCGGGACTTCTTCCATG ACCGCTCCTTTGAGGCTGAGATCAACTACAACAACCCACTAGGGACTGGTGGGCGTCTGGCCATTGGCTTTGCCGTGCTGCTTCGGGCGCTGTGGAAGGGCACCCACCATGCCTTCCAGCCTTCCAAGTTGAAG GCCATTGTGGCGAGTAAGGCCAGCCAGTTCACAGGCTATGCACAGCATGATGCCCAGGAGTTCATGGCTTTCCTGCTGGATGGGCTGCACGAGGACCTGAATCGCATTCAGAACAAGCCCTACACAGAGACCGTGGATTCAGATGGGCGGCCCGATGAG GTGGTAGCTGAGGAAGCATGGCAGCGGCACAAGATGAGGAATGACTCTTTCATCGTGGACCTATTTCAGGGGCAGTACAAGTCGAAGCTGGTGTGCCCTGTGTGTGCCAAG GTCTCCATCACTTTTGACCCGTTTCTTTATCTGCCGGTGCCCTTGCCACAAAAGCAAAAGGTTCTCCCTGTCTTTTATTTTGCCCGAGAGCCCCACAGCAAGCCCATCAAG TTCCTGGTGAGCGTCAGCAAGGAGAACTCCACTGCGAGCGAAGTATTGGACTCCCTCTCTCAGAGTGTTCATGTGAAGCCTGAGAACCTGCGTTTGGCGGAG GTAATTAAGAATCGTTTTCATCGTGTGTTCCTACCCTCCCACTCACTGGACACTGTGTCCCCATCTGATACGCTCCTCTGCTTTGAGCTGCTATCCTCAGAGTTGGCTAAGGAGCGGGTAGTGGTGCTAGAGGTGCAACAG CGCCCCCAGGTGCCCAGCGTCCCCATCTCCAAGTGTGCAGCCTGCCAGCGGAAGCAACAGTCGGAGGATGAAAAGCTGAAGCGCTGTACCCGGTGCTACCGTGTGGGCTACTGCAACCA GCTCTGCCAGAAAACCCACTGGCCTGACCACAAGGGCCTCTGCCGACCTGAGAACATTGGCTACCCCTTCCTGGTCAGTGTACCTGCCTCACGCCTCACTTATGCCCGCCTCGCTCAGTTGCTAGAGGGCTATGCCCG GTACTCTGTGAGTGTATTCCAGCCACCCTTTCAGCCAGGCCGCATGGCCTTGGAGTCTCAGAGCCCTGGCTGCACCACACTGCTCTCCACAGGTTCCCTGGAGGCTGGGGACAGCGAGAGAGACCCCATTCAGCCACCTGAGCTCCAGCTGGTGACCCCTATGGCTGAGGGGGACACAGGGCTTCCCCGGGTGTGGGCAGCCCCTGACCGGGGTCCTGTGCCCAGCACCAGTGGAATTTCTTCTGAGATGCTGGCCAGTGGGCCCATTGAGGTTGGCTCCTTGCCAGCTGGCGAGAGGGTGTCCCGACCCGAAG CTGCTGTGCCTGGGTACCAGCATCCAAGTGAAGCTATGAATGCCCACACACCCCagttcttcatctataaaattgatTCATCCAACCGAGAGCAGCGGCTAGAGGACAAAG GAGACACCCCACTGGAGCTGGGTGACGACTGTAGCCTGGCTCTCGTCTGGCGGAACAATGAGCGCTTGCAGGAGTTTGTGTTGGTAGCCTCCAAGGAGCTGGAATGTGCTGAGGATCCAGGCTCTGCCGGTGAGGCTGCCCGGGCCGGCCACTTCACCCTGGACCAGTGCCTCAACCTCTTCACACGGCCTGAGGTGCTGGCACCCGAGGAGGCCTG GTACTGCCCACAGTGCAAACAGCACCGTGAGGCCTCCAAGCAGCTGTTGCTATGGCGCCTGCCAAATGTTCTCATCGTGCAGCTCAAGCGCTTCTCCTTTCGTAGTTTTATCTGGCGTGACAAGATCAATGACTTGGTGGAGTTCCCTGTTAG GAACCTGGACCTGAGCAAGTTCTGCATTGGTCAGAAAGAGGAGCAGCTGCCCAGCTACGATCTATATGCTGTCATCAACCACTATGGAGGCATGATTGGTGGCCACTACACTGCCTGTGCACGCCTGCCCAATGATCGTAGCAGTCAGCGCAGTGACGTGG GCTGGCGCTTGTTTGATGACAGCACAGTGACAACGGTAGACGAGAGCCAGGTTGTGACGCGTTATGCCTATGTACTCTTCTACCGCCGGCGGAACTCTCCTGTGGAGAGGCCCCCCAGGGCAGGTCACTCTGAGCACCACCCAGACCTAGGCCCTGCAGCTGAGGCTGCTGCCAGCCAG GGACTAGGCCCTGGCCAGGCCCCCGAGGTGGCCCCCACGCGGACAGCCCCTGAACGCTTCGCCCCCCCTGTGGATCGGCCAGCCCCCACCTACAGCAACATGGAGGAGGTGGATTAG